The Virgibacillus dokdonensis genome includes a window with the following:
- a CDS encoding TIGR02328 family protein: MRLWHEKLITKLPRQQLLGQHRECCALRGNGWGKSHAIVNYVFHYSPYRLFLYHQFIMGEMKVRGYRVDPLWENAFYRGKQCKQHTKESLYAGEENISNEWPVYPEHDDTYLQECVVNLKEKGIDILV; this comes from the coding sequence ATGCGACTTTGGCATGAAAAGCTAATCACAAAATTACCTAGACAACAACTTTTAGGGCAACATCGAGAATGTTGTGCTTTACGAGGAAACGGTTGGGGAAAAAGTCACGCAATTGTAAATTACGTGTTTCACTACTCTCCATATCGCCTGTTTTTATATCACCAATTCATTATGGGAGAAATGAAAGTAAGAGGATATCGAGTCGATCCTTTATGGGAAAACGCATTTTACCGAGGGAAACAATGTAAGCAACATACAAAAGAAAGCCTCTATGCAGGGGAAGAAAATATTAGTAATGAATGGCCTGTCTACCCCGAACATGACGACACATATTTACAAGAATGTGTTGTGAACTTAAAAGAAAAAGGCATTGATATTTTAGTTTAA
- a CDS encoding Tm-1-like ATP-binding domain-containing protein, protein MTKTIALAGTFDTKGEEFLYVKHLIESLGFKTLTIHTGVFRPQFQPDISNEAIFQAAGEDIQSIVAAEDRAKATLVLSKGMEILLPQLYKAGKFAGVLSFGGSGGTSIVTPGMRALPIGVPKVMVSTVASGNVAHYVGTSDIMMYPSIVDVAGLNQISTRIFSNAVFAIAGMLRFENNQKIEQKPLIAATMFGLTTPCINYAKAYVEKQGYEMLVFHATGIGGKTMESLIEDGFIEGVLDITTTEWADELVGGVLAAGPNRLEAAAKHHIPQVVSVGAVDMVNFGPYESVPEKFTGRKFYKHNPTVTLMRTNVDENKRIGEVIAKKLNLAQGNTSLILPLKGLSGLDVEGQPFYGPKEDQMLFQTLKENVDRTKVQVIELEKAINDRAFAEAAAEKLIQLIEKRKGEK, encoded by the coding sequence TTGACAAAAACGATAGCTTTAGCAGGGACGTTTGATACAAAAGGAGAAGAATTTTTGTATGTAAAACATCTAATTGAGTCATTAGGTTTTAAAACCTTAACCATTCATACTGGTGTATTCAGACCACAATTTCAGCCAGATATTTCAAATGAAGCCATTTTTCAAGCTGCTGGGGAAGACATACAATCCATTGTAGCTGCAGAAGATCGAGCGAAAGCTACGCTTGTATTATCTAAAGGTATGGAAATCTTATTACCTCAACTGTATAAAGCAGGAAAATTTGCAGGGGTACTCTCTTTTGGAGGATCAGGTGGAACTTCCATTGTAACTCCTGGGATGCGAGCGTTACCAATTGGCGTTCCAAAAGTGATGGTATCTACAGTTGCTTCTGGTAATGTAGCCCATTATGTTGGGACAAGCGATATAATGATGTACCCATCTATCGTTGATGTAGCAGGTTTAAATCAAATTTCTACAAGAATATTTTCGAATGCTGTGTTTGCGATTGCAGGGATGTTACGATTTGAAAATAATCAAAAGATAGAACAAAAACCACTTATAGCAGCTACCATGTTTGGTTTAACGACGCCGTGTATTAATTATGCGAAGGCATATGTGGAAAAGCAAGGTTATGAAATGCTTGTTTTTCATGCCACTGGAATCGGCGGTAAAACAATGGAGAGTCTGATTGAAGATGGGTTTATTGAAGGTGTGCTAGATATTACTACTACGGAATGGGCGGATGAGTTAGTTGGAGGTGTTTTAGCAGCTGGACCGAATCGTTTAGAGGCAGCGGCTAAACATCACATTCCACAAGTGGTTTCTGTTGGGGCAGTCGATATGGTTAACTTTGGACCTTATGAGTCGGTTCCTGAAAAATTTACTGGGCGCAAATTTTATAAACATAACCCAACAGTGACGTTGATGCGCACAAATGTAGATGAAAACAAACGCATTGGGGAAGTTATAGCTAAAAAGTTAAACTTAGCACAAGGGAACACTTCTTTAATTTTACCATTAAAAGGATTATCAGGCTTAGATGTAGAGGGTCAGCCATTCTATGGACCAAAAGAAGATCAAATGCTTTTTCAAACGCTAAAAGAAAACGTTGACAGGACGAAGGTTCAAGTAATTGAATTGGAAAAAGCAATTAATGACCGTGCTTTTGCAGAAGCAGCAGCCGAAAAACTTATTCAATTAATTGAAAAGAGAAAAGGAGAGAAATAG
- the pabB gene encoding aminodeoxychorismate synthase component I yields the protein MENIYLQFDFNEQQPVAFKDPITIIYTYELSEVVPCLQKVEQYIQAGYYAGGFLAYEAAPAFDPAFQVHTNGSFPLIWFGIFSEAEAPHKRRVSPFAIQKWQMDIKEQEYKQQIEHIKQQIEEGHTYQVNYTIPLKSYFTGDSFAYYEQLAASQAANYAAYLQTGNYSILSASPELFFHLKKGVVTTKPMKGTAKRGSTIEEDKANADWLYYSEKNRAENVMIVDLLRNDLSRIAKRGTVRVPELFAIERYPTVFQMTSTVTAEVETNLTSIFEALFPCGSITGAPKVSTMNIIRNIEKTPRNIYCGAIGYITPEHEAIFNVPIRTVSIDNTSNEATYGVGGGITWDSTAEEEYEEMLAKTLVLEKKENSFDLLESIRLENGCYPLLAYHLNRMEKSATHFSYPFDPLFIKQKLEQIAQQLNTGVHKLRLLLSKTGQINLDLQPISMLKKQLHVRLATRAINKTNPFFYHKTTNREIYEAFLTEHPDADDVLLWNDELQITEFTIGNVVVEIDKKYYTPPVECGLLPGTFRQYVLETKEVQEKIITITDLQQISNIWLINSVRGWVPVTLEREQM from the coding sequence ATGGAAAATATTTACCTGCAATTTGACTTTAACGAACAGCAACCTGTTGCATTCAAAGATCCCATTACCATTATTTACACCTATGAGTTATCTGAAGTTGTCCCTTGTTTGCAGAAGGTGGAGCAATATATTCAAGCTGGATACTACGCAGGAGGGTTTCTAGCTTATGAAGCTGCGCCAGCATTTGACCCAGCTTTTCAAGTACATACAAACGGGAGCTTCCCGCTAATATGGTTCGGTATTTTTTCAGAAGCGGAGGCACCTCACAAACGACGAGTGAGTCCATTTGCCATTCAAAAATGGCAAATGGATATCAAAGAACAAGAATATAAGCAGCAAATTGAACATATTAAACAGCAGATTGAAGAAGGTCATACATATCAAGTTAATTATACCATTCCCTTAAAGAGCTATTTTACAGGTGATAGCTTTGCATATTATGAGCAATTAGCCGCTTCTCAAGCTGCAAACTACGCTGCTTATTTACAAACGGGCAATTATTCTATTTTATCGGCTTCCCCAGAGCTTTTTTTTCATTTGAAAAAGGGGGTAGTTACTACAAAACCGATGAAAGGAACTGCAAAAAGAGGTAGCACAATCGAAGAGGATAAAGCAAATGCGGATTGGCTCTATTATTCTGAAAAGAATCGTGCGGAAAATGTGATGATTGTTGATTTATTACGTAACGATCTTAGTAGAATTGCAAAACGCGGAACCGTACGTGTACCTGAACTGTTTGCAATAGAACGCTACCCCACTGTTTTTCAAATGACATCAACTGTTACAGCAGAAGTGGAAACGAATTTAACGAGCATCTTTGAAGCATTGTTTCCTTGTGGTTCGATTACCGGGGCACCAAAAGTCAGCACCATGAATATCATTCGTAATATAGAAAAAACACCGCGCAATATTTATTGTGGCGCAATTGGCTACATAACTCCTGAACATGAGGCGATTTTCAACGTACCGATTCGAACGGTATCCATTGACAACACTAGTAATGAAGCTACTTACGGTGTAGGAGGAGGAATAACTTGGGATTCAACAGCGGAGGAAGAATATGAAGAAATGCTTGCCAAAACGCTCGTGTTAGAAAAAAAGGAAAATAGCTTTGACTTACTGGAAAGTATTCGGCTAGAAAACGGTTGTTATCCATTGCTTGCGTACCATTTAAACAGAATGGAAAAATCGGCTACCCATTTTTCTTACCCATTTGATCCATTATTTATAAAGCAGAAACTCGAACAAATCGCCCAACAATTGAATACAGGAGTGCACAAATTGCGTTTATTGTTATCCAAAACTGGGCAAATTAATTTAGATCTTCAGCCGATAAGCATGTTAAAAAAACAACTGCATGTTCGTCTTGCTACACGGGCAATAAACAAAACAAACCCTTTCTTTTATCATAAAACGACAAACCGAGAAATATACGAGGCTTTTTTAACAGAGCATCCCGATGCTGATGACGTTTTATTATGGAATGATGAGTTGCAAATCACCGAATTTACCATTGGCAATGTGGTCGTAGAAATAGATAAAAAATATTATACTCCCCCAGTAGAATGCGGGTTGCTACCAGGAACCTTCCGTCAATATGTACTTGAAACAAAAGAAGTGCAAGAAAAAATCATTACTATTACAGATTTACAACAAATATCGAATATCTGGCTTATTAACAGCGTCAGAGGCTGGGTTCCTGTTACCCTTGAAAGGGAACAAATGTAA
- a CDS encoding transcriptional regulator SplA domain-containing protein — protein sequence MLRKLGEKMEVHNHFQPGEVVYIIIRNPHAQNVAHIQQAAVVEHPEQSNELALFIHETYYPLTEEVAVYKTSDEAESAYASAFGVADQEGYYG from the coding sequence ATGTTAAGAAAGCTAGGTGAAAAAATGGAAGTGCATAATCATTTTCAACCAGGTGAAGTTGTTTACATCATTATTCGCAATCCACATGCCCAAAATGTTGCACACATTCAACAAGCTGCTGTAGTCGAACACCCAGAGCAATCCAATGAGTTGGCACTATTTATCCATGAAACGTACTATCCTTTAACAGAGGAAGTAGCTGTGTATAAAACATCGGATGAAGCTGAATCTGCATATGCCTCTGCGTTTGGTGTGGCGGATCAGGAAGGATATTATGGTTAA
- a CDS encoding C45 family autoproteolytic acyltransferase/hydolase: MQQVYSDINQFRGSHYDLGYYQGTLLKNLPILPNRKKQWAAKKQRHFIIDDNKIKERLFQFAPGIWDELHGLKDALQMNINEAIQDFGGYYLEYGRSGCSIYTNTDYMVRNYDNAPSTYEGRYLLYQPTDYGYAALGPTMQITGRTDGMNEHGLAMGYNFINRKQSADGFLCNMIGRIILETCKNVEEAVALLREIPHRHSFSYALLDKNGMSKVVEASPRDVVVHNASICTNHFQHLSKENRFRMDDSLRRYDAIESQSTHIHTPYQGFQMFNQSNNGIFSTKYGSWAGTLHTALYLPKSKLAWFALGGNREPLLFDFNRWLQGKDTNMKQVKGELHSLEVFANMKLF, from the coding sequence ATGCAACAAGTTTATAGTGATATTAATCAATTTCGTGGATCTCATTACGACCTTGGCTATTACCAAGGAACGCTATTAAAAAATTTGCCTATTTTACCCAATCGAAAAAAGCAATGGGCCGCAAAAAAGCAACGCCATTTTATAATAGATGACAACAAAATAAAAGAACGATTATTTCAATTTGCACCTGGTATCTGGGATGAACTTCACGGTCTAAAAGATGCTCTACAAATGAATATTAATGAAGCAATTCAAGATTTTGGTGGATATTATTTGGAGTACGGTCGTAGCGGATGCTCAATTTACACAAATACGGATTACATGGTGCGAAATTACGATAATGCTCCCTCTACCTATGAAGGTCGTTATTTACTGTATCAACCTACAGATTATGGATACGCCGCTCTCGGCCCTACAATGCAAATAACAGGACGAACAGATGGGATGAACGAGCATGGTTTAGCAATGGGGTATAACTTTATTAATCGTAAGCAGTCTGCTGACGGATTTTTATGTAATATGATTGGACGAATTATTTTGGAAACATGTAAAAATGTAGAAGAGGCTGTTGCACTTTTAAGGGAAATACCACATCGACACTCTTTTAGTTACGCCTTACTCGATAAAAATGGCATGAGTAAAGTCGTCGAAGCCTCTCCTCGAGATGTTGTGGTACACAATGCTTCTATTTGCACAAATCATTTTCAGCATTTATCTAAAGAAAACCGTTTTCGCATGGATGATTCCTTGCGACGTTACGATGCAATAGAAAGTCAGTCTACACATATCCATACCCCTTATCAAGGTTTCCAAATGTTCAATCAGTCAAATAATGGTATATTTTCGACGAAATATGGATCTTGGGCTGGAACACTGCATACGGCGCTATATCTACCTAAAAGTAAACTTGCGTGGTTTGCGCTAGGAGGAAATAGAGAGCCTTTACTATTTGACTTTAACCGTTGGCTTCAAGGTAAAGACACAAATATGAAGCAAGTAAAAGGAGAATTGCATAGTTTGGAAGTTTTTGCAAACATGAAACTTTTTTAA
- a CDS encoding ectoine synthase gives MIVKSLDDIIGTRDETSGNNWTSRRFIMKKDNVGFSLNDTIIKAGTTNFFWYKNHIEAVYCIEGEGEIEKLETGEVYNLKPGTMYLLNENDKHELRAKTQMRMVCVFNPPLVGTETHTKEGYYPLLTE, from the coding sequence ATGATTGTTAAATCACTAGACGATATCATTGGCACTCGAGATGAAACATCGGGTAACAATTGGACGAGTCGCCGTTTTATCATGAAGAAAGATAATGTAGGTTTTAGTTTAAATGATACGATAATTAAAGCAGGAACGACCAATTTCTTCTGGTATAAAAATCATATTGAAGCGGTTTATTGCATTGAGGGGGAAGGTGAGATAGAAAAGCTGGAAACTGGTGAAGTATATAACCTGAAGCCAGGCACTATGTATCTATTAAACGAAAATGATAAACATGAGCTTCGTGCAAAAACACAAATGCGCATGGTCTGTGTTTTTAATCCTCCTCTAGTAGGAACCGAAACACATACAAAAGAAGGATATTACCCACTTTTAACCGAATAA
- a CDS encoding phosphoenolpyruvate hydrolase family protein, whose product MVYNKWRLLEKLNQQIKTNKHVIGVAAGSGLTAKYAEQGGADFILALCSGRFRQMGVSSLAGFTACASSNELVMDFASKELLPVMSKIPVIFGLFATDPMLHMEDYISRIKQYGFIGINNYPTVGLIDGQFREALESQDITFSREVEAIRIANQLDLFTVAFVFNQSQAIDMLHAGADIICVHLGLTTGGVLGAKQIQSLQSAKKLAVDIFRACNELNPNVIKMVYGGPVNSPIDVQFMYDGTGINGYIGGSVFERIPAEQVIKNTTKSFKETFNIQYEASIQKIMEGFANKEDYVEFIKDYISNHYMEEITLSDIANILNLSRTYVSTLFKEEVGVSFVDYLINFRLNRAIEMMHTERLPLARIAEMVGYANYVQFSKIFKKRKGVSPSRFLKE is encoded by the coding sequence ATGGTATATAATAAATGGCGTTTGCTTGAAAAGTTAAATCAACAAATAAAAACAAATAAGCATGTGATTGGAGTTGCAGCAGGATCTGGGCTTACAGCTAAGTATGCAGAGCAGGGCGGAGCTGATTTTATCTTAGCATTATGTTCTGGGCGTTTTCGCCAAATGGGTGTTAGTTCCTTGGCTGGTTTTACAGCTTGTGCGAGTAGCAATGAATTAGTTATGGACTTTGCTTCAAAAGAGTTGTTGCCAGTTATGTCAAAAATTCCTGTTATTTTTGGATTATTTGCCACCGACCCTATGCTTCATATGGAAGACTATATTTCTCGTATTAAGCAATATGGTTTTATTGGGATTAATAACTATCCAACTGTCGGCTTAATTGATGGTCAATTTCGAGAGGCGTTAGAATCACAGGATATCACTTTTTCTAGAGAAGTAGAGGCCATCCGAATAGCAAACCAACTTGATTTATTTACAGTAGCATTTGTATTTAATCAATCGCAAGCTATCGACATGCTTCATGCTGGGGCTGATATTATTTGTGTTCATTTAGGTTTAACAACAGGTGGTGTGTTAGGCGCAAAACAAATTCAGTCTTTACAGAGTGCTAAGAAGTTAGCCGTAGATATTTTTCGAGCATGTAATGAATTAAATCCGAATGTAATTAAGATGGTTTATGGTGGGCCTGTCAATAGTCCAATTGATGTGCAATTTATGTACGATGGTACGGGTATTAATGGGTATATTGGTGGGTCCGTGTTTGAACGCATTCCAGCTGAGCAAGTAATTAAAAATACAACCAAATCCTTTAAAGAAACGTTTAACATTCAATATGAAGCTTCTATTCAAAAAATAATGGAAGGATTTGCAAATAAAGAAGACTATGTAGAGTTTATTAAAGACTATATCAGTAATCATTATATGGAAGAAATCACCTTAAGTGATATAGCAAATATTTTAAACTTATCCAGAACGTATGTAAGCACGCTTTTTAAAGAAGAAGTAGGCGTTTCTTTTGTTGACTACCTCATCAATTTCCGATTAAATCGGGCTATTGAAATGATGCATACGGAAAGATTACCCTTAGCAAGAATTGCTGAAATGGTAGGATATGCGAATTACGTACAATTCAGTAAGATTTTTAAAAAAAGAAAAGGAGTGTCTCCAAGTCGATTTTTAAAGGAATAG
- a CDS encoding phosphoenolpyruvate hydrolase family protein, with translation MLSRKEIIQRFHEQINEGNVLLGVGAGTGITAKSSEAGGADMLIIYNSGRYRMAGRGSLAGLLSYGDANQIVVEMGNEVLPVVKDTPVLAGVNGTDPFRVMDVFLKQLKDQGFSGVQNFPTVGLIDGVFRQNLEETGMGYDLEVDMIRKAHELDMLTTPYVFDEDQAKRMAAAGADILVAHMGLTTKGTIGAQTALTLDDAVERIQKIIAAGRSVNPEIMAICHGGPIAEPEDAAYVIKRVDGIVGFFGASSIERFAAEKGIKEQAEAFKQIGK, from the coding sequence ATGTTAAGTAGAAAAGAAATTATACAACGATTTCATGAACAAATAAATGAAGGTAATGTTTTACTTGGAGTAGGGGCTGGTACTGGGATTACTGCTAAGAGCAGTGAAGCTGGCGGCGCTGACATGTTGATCATTTATAATTCTGGACGTTATCGCATGGCAGGTCGCGGTTCTCTAGCTGGGCTTCTTTCCTATGGAGATGCTAATCAAATCGTCGTAGAGATGGGTAATGAAGTTTTACCAGTTGTTAAAGATACGCCAGTTTTAGCAGGTGTAAATGGAACAGATCCATTTCGTGTCATGGACGTATTTTTAAAGCAACTGAAAGACCAAGGATTTAGTGGAGTACAGAATTTTCCTACTGTCGGATTAATTGATGGTGTTTTTCGTCAAAATTTGGAAGAAACGGGAATGGGGTACGATTTAGAGGTAGATATGATTCGTAAAGCACATGAGCTTGATATGTTAACTACTCCATATGTCTTTGATGAAGACCAGGCTAAAAGAATGGCAGCAGCTGGAGCAGATATATTAGTAGCACATATGGGTTTAACAACAAAAGGAACCATTGGCGCTCAAACCGCGTTAACATTAGATGATGCTGTGGAGCGTATTCAAAAAATAATTGCTGCAGGTAGATCAGTAAATCCTGAAATCATGGCGATTTGTCATGGTGGACCAATTGCAGAGCCCGAGGATGCTGCTTATGTGATTAAAAGAGTCGATGGGATTGTTGGCTTTTTTGGAGCTTCTAGTATAGAACGATTTGCAGCAGAAAAAGGGATTAAAGAACAAGCGGAAGCATTTAAACAAATTGGTAAGTAA
- a CDS encoding anthranilate synthase component II, whose product MILMIDNYDSFTFNLVQYMRQLDLEVRIERNDAITVEEIQQLQPEAIVLSPGPGTPNSAGICLEIVTKLYQQFPILGICLGHQTIAQAFGATIEKAKQPMHGKVSLITHDNRRMFQNLNNPLAVTRYHSLIVNKESMPDCLETSATTKEGEIMALRHKIYPIEGIQAHPEAILSKSGIELLHNFFTVKGSYKNGKYLPAI is encoded by the coding sequence ATGATACTCATGATTGACAATTATGATTCATTTACCTTCAATTTAGTACAATATATGAGACAGCTTGATTTGGAAGTGCGTATTGAAAGAAATGATGCGATCACTGTAGAAGAAATTCAACAATTGCAGCCAGAAGCGATTGTCCTGTCTCCAGGTCCTGGAACTCCAAATTCAGCTGGAATTTGTTTAGAAATTGTAACGAAACTATACCAGCAATTTCCTATACTTGGTATATGCCTTGGTCATCAAACGATTGCCCAAGCTTTTGGCGCCACGATTGAAAAAGCAAAACAACCCATGCATGGTAAAGTGTCTCTCATTACCCACGATAATCGAAGAATGTTTCAAAATCTAAATAATCCTCTAGCAGTTACTCGGTATCATTCCCTCATTGTAAATAAAGAATCCATGCCAGACTGCTTAGAAACAAGCGCTACGACAAAAGAGGGAGAAATCATGGCGCTTCGCCATAAAATTTATCCAATAGAAGGCATACAAGCACATCCCGAGGCAATTTTATCAAAAAGTGGAATCGAATTACTACATAATTTTTTTACTGTCAAAGGAAGTTATAAGAATGGAAAATATTTACCTGCAATTTGA
- a CDS encoding metallophosphoesterase, with the protein MYIGLVICILFSYLFFKGYQNTQKFVVNEITIDTDDRDNKENVLQILHISDMHLENISVTPDRLIESIGSYNIDIIALTGDFLDRKRSIPKLIPYLKALRNLQPVYGSFAVFGNHDYVLKEKNFVKLKKVLNEYGFQTLQNENRQIELDGKKINIIGIDNYSTKHSDVKKAFTGINQGTNLVLTHDPNVVITINDYRFDYLLSGHFHGGQIHWPKPYHLKKMGQLVKMNMIKGLHKINGRPFYISEGLGQTGFNIRIGSRPEITIHHFAVNDKVEKAILK; encoded by the coding sequence TTGTATATTGGCTTAGTAATATGTATTCTTTTTAGTTACTTGTTCTTTAAAGGCTATCAAAATACACAAAAATTCGTCGTTAATGAAATTACGATAGATACAGATGATAGAGATAATAAAGAAAATGTGCTTCAAATATTGCATATTTCTGATATGCATTTAGAAAATATTTCCGTTACTCCAGACCGTTTAATAGAAAGCATCGGTTCTTATAATATTGATATAATCGCTCTAACTGGAGATTTTTTAGATCGGAAACGGAGTATACCTAAGTTAATTCCCTATCTAAAAGCTTTAAGGAATTTACAACCAGTGTACGGTTCATTTGCTGTTTTTGGAAATCATGATTATGTGTTAAAAGAGAAAAACTTTGTAAAACTTAAGAAAGTATTAAATGAATATGGATTTCAAACATTACAAAATGAAAATAGACAAATAGAATTAGATGGGAAGAAAATAAATATCATTGGAATTGATAATTATTCCACGAAGCATAGTGATGTAAAAAAAGCTTTCACTGGTATAAATCAAGGAACCAATTTAGTATTAACCCATGATCCTAACGTTGTCATAACGATCAATGACTATCGATTTGATTATTTACTTTCTGGACATTTTCATGGTGGGCAAATCCACTGGCCAAAACCTTATCATCTTAAAAAAATGGGACAGTTGGTCAAAATGAATATGATAAAGGGGCTCCACAAAATAAATGGGCGTCCTTTCTATATTAGCGAAGGGCTCGGTCAAACAGGCTTTAACATTCGTATTGGCAGTCGTCCGGAAATAACTATTCATCATTTTGCTGTAAATGATAAGGTAGAAAAGGCGATTTTAAAATAA
- the splB gene encoding spore photoproduct lyase, with the protein MVKPFVPQLVYVEPKALDYPLGQELVTKFENMGIEIRQTTSHNQIRNLPGDNHFQKYRVAKSTLVVGLRKTLKFDTSKPSAEYAIPFATGCMGHCHYCYLQTTMGSKPYIRTYVNTEEIFEAAEAYMEERAPEITRFEASCTSDIVGIDHLTHTLKRAIEFFGKTEHGQLRFVTKFAHVDHLLDAEHNGRTRFRFSINDDYIIKYFEPGTSRLHERIEAAAKVAKAGYPLGFIVAPIYLHEGWKTGYYEMFEKLEAMLPEKAKKDLTFEMIQHRFTKPAKRVIEKNYPMTKLELDESKRKWKWGRYGIGKYVYKDEEQADIKTTLHGYIQELFPAAKVEYFT; encoded by the coding sequence ATGGTTAAGCCGTTTGTGCCGCAACTTGTTTATGTGGAGCCAAAAGCATTGGATTATCCTTTAGGGCAAGAGCTCGTTACAAAGTTTGAGAATATGGGGATAGAGATTCGGCAAACTACTTCCCATAATCAGATTCGTAATTTACCTGGAGATAACCATTTTCAAAAATATCGGGTAGCAAAATCTACTTTAGTAGTAGGGTTACGAAAAACGTTAAAATTTGATACGTCAAAACCTTCTGCCGAATACGCTATCCCTTTTGCTACAGGGTGCATGGGCCATTGTCATTATTGTTATTTACAGACGACAATGGGGAGCAAACCGTATATTCGTACGTATGTTAACACAGAAGAGATATTTGAAGCTGCGGAGGCATATATGGAAGAAAGAGCCCCAGAAATTACGCGTTTTGAAGCTTCCTGTACGTCGGATATTGTAGGTATCGATCATTTAACCCACACATTAAAACGAGCAATCGAATTCTTCGGAAAAACAGAGCATGGACAGTTGCGATTTGTTACGAAATTTGCTCATGTTGATCATTTACTCGATGCTGAACACAATGGAAGAACTCGCTTCCGCTTTAGTATTAATGATGATTACATTATTAAATACTTTGAGCCGGGTACGTCCAGGCTTCATGAGCGAATAGAAGCTGCTGCAAAGGTGGCTAAGGCAGGTTATCCATTAGGTTTTATCGTTGCACCAATTTATTTGCATGAAGGTTGGAAAACAGGCTACTATGAGATGTTTGAAAAATTGGAAGCAATGCTGCCAGAAAAAGCGAAGAAAGATTTAACTTTTGAAATGATTCAGCATCGTTTTACGAAGCCAGCTAAGCGTGTAATTGAGAAAAATTATCCAATGACTAAGTTAGAGCTAGACGAATCAAAACGAAAATGGAAATGGGGCCGTTACGGCATTGGAAAATATGTATATAAAGATGAAGAACAGGCTGATATAAAAACGACATTACATGGGTATATTCAAGAGTTATTTCCAGCTGCCAAAGTGGAATATTTCACGTGA
- a CDS encoding ZIP family metal transporter, producing the protein MLVDYFLTLHPIFQALIATLFTWGMTALGAALVFTTKNFNQRFLDSMLGFAGGVMIAASFWSLLSPALDMAEANGDTPWVPAAIGFMFGGIALWGFDKVLPHLHPTSPIQEAEGIHPGRKKRSTLLVLAITLHNIPEGLAVGVAFGAIAADLPTATITGAVALAIGIGIQNFPEGVAVSMPLRREGMSRKKSFMYGQFSGMVEPIAGVVGALAVTFIQPLLPYALSFAAGAMIFVVAEEVIPGSQEQGNRDLASMSLMVGFTVMMILDVALG; encoded by the coding sequence ATGCTCGTAGATTATTTTCTTACATTACATCCAATATTTCAAGCATTAATTGCAACTTTATTTACATGGGGGATGACAGCACTCGGCGCAGCTCTCGTTTTTACAACCAAAAATTTTAACCAACGTTTTTTAGATAGCATGCTCGGTTTTGCAGGCGGCGTAATGATTGCAGCTAGTTTTTGGTCGTTATTATCTCCAGCGTTAGATATGGCGGAAGCTAACGGTGACACGCCATGGGTTCCTGCCGCTATCGGTTTTATGTTTGGTGGAATAGCACTATGGGGTTTTGACAAGGTATTACCACATTTGCATCCTACTTCTCCAATCCAAGAAGCAGAAGGGATACATCCAGGACGTAAAAAACGTAGCACGCTGTTAGTTTTGGCGATTACGTTACACAATATTCCTGAGGGCTTAGCCGTTGGTGTCGCATTTGGAGCTATTGCTGCTGACCTTCCAACAGCGACTATTACAGGGGCAGTAGCCTTAGCGATCGGTATTGGCATTCAAAATTTCCCTGAAGGTGTTGCGGTATCAATGCCGTTACGAAGAGAAGGGATGTCTAGGAAGAAAAGCTTTATGTACGGTCAATTTTCAGGTATGGTTGAACCAATAGCTGGGGTTGTCGGTGCCTTAGCAGTGACATTTATTCAGCCACTATTACCATATGCACTTAGTTTTGCAGCCGGAGCAATGATTTTTGTAGTGGCAGAAGAGGTTATTCCTGGATCACAAGAACAAGGCAATCGTGATTTAGCCTCCATGAGTTTAATGGTTGGCTTTACGGTTATGATGATATTAGATGTTGCGCTTGGTTAA